In Laspinema palackyanum D2c, a genomic segment contains:
- the dtd gene encoding D-aminoacyl-tRNA deacylase produces MRVVIQRVKSSQVTVEGRIVGKIGPGLNLLVAISDRDTETELDWMARKCLELRLFPDPQGNSSRWDQSVLDIQGQVLVVSQFTLYGDCRKGRRPSFDRSAPPGMAEELYKKFVQKLRERGLTVETGVFGAMMEVDIVNDGPVTLILERESPG; encoded by the coding sequence ATGCGAGTCGTTATCCAGCGCGTTAAATCTTCTCAAGTAACCGTCGAGGGTCGAATCGTGGGGAAAATCGGACCCGGACTTAATCTCTTGGTTGCCATCAGCGATCGGGATACAGAGACTGAACTCGACTGGATGGCCCGAAAGTGTTTAGAATTGCGGTTATTTCCCGATCCCCAAGGCAATAGCAGTCGGTGGGATCAATCAGTTTTGGATATCCAAGGGCAAGTGTTAGTGGTGAGTCAGTTTACCCTCTACGGGGACTGTCGAAAAGGTCGCCGCCCCTCCTTTGACCGTTCTGCACCCCCAGGGATGGCTGAAGAACTTTACAAGAAATTTGTTCAAAAGTTAAGGGAAAGGGGCTTAACCGTCGAAACTGGAGTGTTTGGGGCGATGATGGAGGTAGATATCGTTAATGATGGACCCGTTACTCTAATTTTAGAGCGGGAGTCCCCGGGTTAA
- the mreD gene encoding rod shape-determining protein MreD, producing MRTSSFSYGSRLSGGMRLVVNAAIAVGSVLLCLLLLPTRFPGMELLGVAPNWLLIWVVAWSIKRKPIPGALAGVVLGLLLDAMTSAEPTHAVSLGVVGYLTATLQKQKYVQEDFISVALIVFGMSMLADTIRALQFSGLGDRSWSEIWAYHQPLALACAILSSLWAPVIYFPLNRLWEQMQAFDRS from the coding sequence ATGAGAACATCTTCTTTTAGTTACGGGTCTCGGTTGTCTGGGGGAATGCGGTTAGTCGTGAATGCGGCGATCGCTGTGGGTTCGGTCCTGTTATGCTTGCTGCTACTCCCTACCCGCTTTCCCGGCATGGAACTGTTGGGGGTTGCGCCTAACTGGTTGTTGATTTGGGTCGTCGCTTGGAGTATCAAGCGCAAGCCGATCCCTGGCGCTTTAGCCGGGGTGGTATTGGGACTGCTCCTAGATGCCATGACTTCGGCAGAACCGACTCATGCGGTTAGTTTGGGGGTTGTTGGCTATCTGACGGCTACCTTGCAAAAGCAAAAATATGTCCAGGAAGATTTTATCTCCGTGGCTCTAATTGTATTTGGAATGTCGATGTTGGCCGATACGATTCGGGCGTTGCAATTTAGCGGGCTGGGCGATCGCAGTTGGAGTGAAATTTGGGCCTACCATCAACCCCTCGCCCTGGCTTGTGCTATTCTCAGTAGTCTGTGGGCACCGGTTATCTATTTTCCCCTCAATCGTCTGTGGGAACAGATGCAAGCTTTTGATCGCTCCTAG
- a CDS encoding CobW family GTP-binding protein translates to MQTTATSNPESVAMDAPKYGLPVTIITGFLGSGKTTLLNHILTNQQGLKTAVLVNEFGEVGIDNELIVSTGEDMVELSNGCICCTINNDLLDAVYKILERSEQIDYLVVETTGLADPLPVALTFLGTELRDLTRLDSIVTLVDSENYSLDLFNSQAAYSQIAYGDIILLNKVDLVDETDVDLLECKIRDIKADARILRTTKSQVPLPLILSVGLFESDKYFNDDQIASKGEHDHDHDHHDHDHHDHHDHEHHDHSACDHDHGHCEHDHHDEHHHHSNHLEMDGFTSISFESDKPLSIRQFQYFLDNQLPSTVFRAKGILWFDESDRRHIFHLSGKRFSIDDDEWKGQPKTQLVFIGQNLDKEALRSQLNKCVCLPSTSRGKGFGKK, encoded by the coding sequence TGCCGGTTACCATCATTACAGGCTTTCTTGGCAGTGGCAAGACGACGTTACTCAACCATATCCTGACCAATCAGCAAGGACTGAAAACCGCCGTATTGGTCAACGAGTTTGGCGAAGTCGGCATCGATAACGAACTAATCGTCTCCACCGGCGAGGATATGGTGGAATTAAGCAATGGTTGTATTTGTTGCACCATTAACAACGATTTACTCGATGCCGTTTATAAGATTTTAGAGCGTTCCGAGCAGATCGATTATCTAGTGGTGGAAACCACGGGACTCGCGGACCCTCTACCCGTAGCGCTGACTTTTTTAGGAACCGAACTCCGAGATTTAACTCGCTTAGATTCGATCGTCACTCTGGTGGATTCGGAGAATTACAGTTTGGATCTGTTTAATTCCCAAGCGGCGTACAGTCAGATTGCTTATGGCGATATTATCTTGCTCAACAAAGTAGATCTTGTGGATGAGACGGATGTAGACCTGTTAGAGTGCAAGATTCGGGATATTAAAGCCGATGCCAGAATTTTGCGGACGACGAAATCCCAGGTCCCGCTTCCTTTGATTCTCAGTGTCGGGTTGTTTGAGTCGGATAAGTATTTTAATGACGATCAAATCGCCTCGAAAGGGGAGCATGATCATGATCACGACCATCATGATCATGATCATCATGACCATCATGACCATGAACATCATGACCATTCTGCCTGTGACCATGACCACGGTCATTGCGAGCATGACCACCATGACGAACATCATCACCACTCGAATCATTTGGAGATGGATGGGTTTACGTCGATTTCGTTCGAGAGCGATAAACCCTTGTCGATTCGTCAGTTTCAGTATTTCTTAGATAATCAGTTACCGTCAACGGTATTTCGAGCCAAAGGGATTTTATGGTTTGATGAGAGCGATCGCCGTCATATTTTCCACTTGAGCGGCAAGCGGTTCTCCATTGATGATGATGAGTGGAAAGGTCAACCGAAGACGCAATTGGTGTTCATCGGCCAGAATTTGGATAAGGAAGCCTTGCGATCGCAGTTAAACAAGTGTGTTTGTCTGCCTTCTACTTCTCGCGGCAAAGGGTTTGGGAAAAAATAG